Proteins encoded together in one Verrucomicrobiota bacterium window:
- a CDS encoding right-handed parallel beta-helix repeat-containing protein, producing MKKLTAVWLMAMAMIAAGHAATFFVAPNGDDANPGSLAKPFASPAYARDAIRAAKLHGDKGPFAVELRGGVYALNETILLTPEDSGTAEAPVIWRAHAQENAVISGGRVIGGFRESTENGLRRWSVELPNFKNGTQPFRQLFVSTTEQAFERRYRPMLGMKRVDAVTESPRREGARHRAAQRDFYFAPGDFQAWENLSDVEVVVLHVWSSSRLRVQQVDTRKNIVTFTGRPTFAVDQDGLQPYFIENVKEELKSPGQWYLDRPSGVLTYLPCAGETLTNTRIVAPRLVNVMVCQSAAHIEFHGLTFSHNEAPLPHDGYGGSQGQADLPAAIELNGARNCALVRCEVSRVGSYGIGMGAGSHSNRVIGCRLFDLGGGGVKIGDLRMTASADYPVLPTGNRIENCAISDGGLMYFSANAIWGGFSRGTVLRHNQIWNFPYSGIALGWSWNDTPTGCASNRIEYNSISNVIALLADGASIYTLGRQPGTVIRGNVVRDTVRSPFAKHDWQLGLYLDEGSAGMLVENNFVFNVGTHGFNSNGGAQNVVRNNIFGPVHGKLEPFIRFHKKSYTRANVFTRNLCYLDSTNLTDAAWDKTLCDCRSNLYWNCAGLPLLFQTNSFTEWQAGGQDAGSLNADPLFEDPAHGDFRLKKSSPAFALGFEPFDYTVAGLEPEFRGVAAAVKIAAPPCYAMKLPGPRPFTGFAIEFDDVAVSRLPRGFTCNGGRPEATFQVADGIGKNGHHALAATTTRKAAKPFYPYVTYRIPENLDHGTVRFACDVRQKADAPAFLDIGFRDYSKRGNPSKEFTSLPGVTFALDGTIKSASGVLAKAALGTWTHVEISFPLTGDNRTASIAVTMADGSRKQVSAPMAAAFKALSSLGFFCNDSADGACYFDNLKLEYKP from the coding sequence ATGAAGAAGTTAACGGCAGTTTGGTTAATGGCAATGGCGATGATTGCGGCGGGGCATGCGGCAACATTTTTTGTCGCGCCGAATGGCGATGATGCGAATCCGGGATCGTTGGCGAAGCCTTTTGCCTCGCCGGCGTACGCGCGTGATGCCATCCGCGCCGCGAAGCTGCACGGCGACAAGGGGCCGTTCGCCGTCGAGCTGCGCGGCGGTGTTTATGCGCTGAACGAAACGATCCTGCTCACCCCGGAAGACTCCGGCACGGCGGAAGCACCGGTGATCTGGCGCGCGCATGCGCAGGAAAACGCAGTGATCAGCGGCGGACGTGTGATCGGCGGCTTTCGCGAAAGCACGGAAAACGGTTTACGTCGCTGGAGCGTGGAACTGCCGAACTTCAAAAATGGAACGCAGCCGTTCCGCCAGCTTTTTGTGTCCACGACTGAGCAGGCGTTTGAGCGGCGTTATCGCCCGATGCTGGGCATGAAGCGCGTGGATGCCGTGACGGAGTCGCCGCGGCGCGAGGGCGCGCGTCACCGCGCGGCGCAGCGCGATTTCTATTTCGCGCCCGGCGACTTCCAAGCCTGGGAAAACCTTTCCGACGTGGAAGTGGTGGTGCTGCACGTCTGGAGTTCGTCGCGCCTGCGCGTCCAGCAGGTGGACACTCGGAAGAACATCGTGACCTTCACGGGACGGCCGACATTCGCGGTGGATCAGGATGGGTTGCAGCCCTATTTCATCGAGAACGTGAAGGAGGAATTGAAGTCGCCGGGCCAATGGTATCTCGACCGGCCGAGCGGCGTGCTTACCTATCTGCCGTGCGCAGGCGAGACGCTGACAAACACGCGGATCGTCGCGCCACGGCTCGTGAACGTGATGGTTTGCCAGTCCGCGGCGCACATCGAATTCCATGGCTTGACCTTTTCGCACAACGAGGCGCCGTTGCCGCACGATGGCTATGGCGGCTCCCAAGGACAGGCCGATCTGCCCGCGGCGATTGAATTGAACGGCGCGCGGAATTGCGCGCTTGTCCGCTGCGAAGTATCACGGGTGGGAAGCTATGGCATCGGCATGGGTGCCGGCTCGCACAGCAACCGCGTCATCGGCTGCCGCTTGTTCGATCTAGGCGGCGGCGGCGTCAAGATCGGCGACTTGCGCATGACCGCGTCGGCGGATTATCCGGTGCTGCCCACCGGCAACCGGATCGAGAACTGCGCGATCTCCGACGGCGGCCTGATGTATTTCTCGGCCAACGCCATCTGGGGCGGTTTCTCGCGCGGCACGGTCTTGCGCCACAACCAGATTTGGAATTTCCCCTACTCGGGCATCGCGCTCGGCTGGAGCTGGAACGACACGCCCACCGGCTGCGCCTCGAACCGCATCGAATACAACTCCATCAGCAACGTTATCGCGCTGCTCGCCGATGGCGCAAGCATCTACACGCTCGGTCGCCAGCCGGGCACGGTGATCCGCGGCAACGTGGTACGCGACACGGTGCGCAGCCCGTTCGCCAAGCATGACTGGCAGCTCGGCCTCTATCTCGACGAAGGCTCGGCGGGAATGCTGGTGGAAAATAATTTTGTCTTCAACGTGGGCACGCACGGCTTCAACAGCAACGGCGGCGCGCAAAATGTGGTCCGCAACAACATCTTCGGTCCGGTGCACGGCAAGCTCGAGCCCTTCATCCGCTTCCACAAAAAATCCTATACACGCGCGAATGTTTTCACGCGCAACCTTTGCTATCTCGACAGCACGAACCTGACCGACGCCGCCTGGGACAAGACGCTGTGCGACTGCCGCTCGAACCTCTACTGGAATTGTGCCGGCCTGCCGCTTCTGTTCCAGACCAATTCGTTCACCGAGTGGCAGGCGGGCGGCCAGGACGCCGGTTCGCTCAACGCCGATCCGCTGTTTGAAGATCCGGCGCACGGCGACTTCCGCCTGAAGAAATCCTCGCCGGCCTTTGCGCTCGGCTTTGAGCCATTCGACTACACCGTCGCCGGTTTGGAACCGGAATTTCGCGGCGTGGCCGCGGCGGTCAAGATAGCCGCGCCACCTTGCTACGCGATGAAACTGCCCGGCCCACGCCCCTTCACCGGCTTCGCGATCGAATTCGACGACGTCGCCGTGAGCCGCCTGCCGCGCGGCTTCACCTGCAACGGCGGCCGGCCGGAGGCGACCTTCCAAGTGGCCGATGGCATTGGCAAAAATGGCCACCACGCGCTGGCCGCCACCACCACGCGCAAAGCAGCCAAGCCGTTCTATCCCTACGTGACCTATCGAATTCCGGAGAACCTCGATCACGGCACCGTCCGCTTCGCATGCGATGTGCGCCAGAAAGCGGATGCGCCCGCGTTTCTGGACATCGGGTTCCGCGATTATTCCAAGCGCGGTAATCCCTCGAAGGAATTCACCTCGCTGCCCGGCGTCACGTTCGCCCTCGATGGCACGATCAAATCAGCCTCCGGTGTGCTGGCCAAAGCCGCGCTGGGAACGTGGACGCATGTCGAAATTTCATTCCCGCTCACCGGCGACAACCGCACGGCGAGCATCGCTGTGACAATGGCCGATGGTTCGCGCAAGCAAGTGAGCGCACCGATGGCCGCAGCGTTTAAGGCCTTGAGCTCCCTCGGTTTTTTCTGTAACGACTCCGCCGATGGCGCATGCTATTTTGACAATTTGAAACTGGAGTACAAGCCATGA
- a CDS encoding right-handed parallel beta-helix repeat-containing protein: protein MKHKLTLLTTLLLAPLGALHTAETVTPVPGSAEWTRCNLFNDPSAAWNAVAAGAESPLPLRSLITPVLLPDGSEFRTWEPAQPPQPRRTFIVAQRHPQASDDNPGSENRPWKTIGRAAKMLEPGDWVIVRQGLYREWVRPARGGTSPQQMIVYQAAAGEEVIISGADPLTSKWMPSALAGQAPVAKAWMVELPASLFTDYNPFAERNISANMTEGLPGMAKQFGWLKPPFTLPQGLIFQDGRRLKQVVQYADLAQTDGAFWIEPGGRHLHLHIFDGRQPAEAAWEVTTRPFAFAPKRPGLGFVRMAGFTVERVANCLPVPQHGAISANQGHHWILENNVVCQVNGLGMDCGRRQTFLPWLVPADTPKLAGVGHIVRGNTFIECGACALSALGLIGGLVEDNKSTGCGWHRVLSLLEAGGMKLHYLKHSLIRRNIIHDTVNCYGLWVDHSIHNTRVTQNIVAGSDSAAFYMEASYGANLVDHNIFWGGNSDGILLQHTGNATIAHNLIGGFKGLPVRIDLARPTDKGRMVDMETKRMSSSDHNSVVGNVFYGFESRSSKIPDGMDNESDYNLFVNPAGGIPFDLAAWQKKTGLDRHGQVAAATLEFSAQNWKLCGMPPTPECPRIVPITSDYFNVPRSGTTTDAGPFLKPNLKPEMVLIKRASANETRP, encoded by the coding sequence ATGAAACACAAGCTCACACTACTCACCACCCTACTGCTGGCGCCGCTGGGTGCGCTGCACACTGCCGAGACTGTTACCCCAGTCCCTGGCTCGGCCGAATGGACCCGCTGCAACCTTTTCAACGATCCGAGCGCGGCATGGAACGCCGTGGCGGCGGGCGCGGAAAGCCCGCTGCCGCTGCGCAGTCTCATTACGCCTGTGCTGCTACCGGACGGCAGCGAGTTTAGAACATGGGAACCAGCGCAGCCGCCACAGCCCCGGCGAACGTTCATCGTCGCGCAACGGCACCCCCAAGCCTCCGACGACAACCCAGGCAGCGAGAACCGGCCTTGGAAGACCATCGGACGGGCCGCCAAGATGTTGGAGCCGGGTGACTGGGTAATCGTCAGGCAAGGACTCTATCGCGAATGGGTCCGGCCGGCCCGTGGTGGAACGAGTCCCCAGCAGATGATCGTCTATCAGGCTGCGGCGGGCGAGGAAGTGATCATTTCCGGTGCAGACCCGCTGACTTCCAAGTGGATGCCATCCGCCTTGGCCGGCCAAGCACCGGTCGCCAAGGCTTGGATGGTGGAACTGCCGGCATCGTTGTTTACGGACTACAATCCGTTCGCCGAACGGAACATCAGCGCCAACATGACCGAAGGGCTACCGGGCATGGCAAAGCAATTCGGATGGCTAAAGCCGCCATTCACCTTGCCTCAAGGCTTGATCTTTCAGGACGGACGCCGGTTGAAACAGGTCGTCCAATACGCGGATCTGGCGCAGACCGATGGCGCATTCTGGATCGAGCCAGGCGGGCGGCATCTACACCTCCACATATTCGACGGACGGCAGCCAGCCGAGGCTGCTTGGGAAGTCACCACCCGGCCCTTCGCCTTCGCGCCCAAACGGCCAGGGCTGGGGTTTGTCCGCATGGCCGGTTTTACCGTCGAGCGCGTGGCCAACTGTCTTCCCGTGCCCCAACACGGTGCCATCTCCGCCAACCAAGGGCATCACTGGATCTTGGAGAACAACGTCGTTTGTCAAGTCAACGGCTTGGGAATGGACTGCGGGCGGCGTCAGACGTTCTTGCCCTGGCTAGTGCCGGCCGACACGCCCAAGCTGGCCGGCGTAGGTCACATCGTGCGCGGCAACACCTTTATCGAGTGTGGTGCCTGCGCGCTATCGGCCCTGGGTTTGATCGGCGGATTGGTGGAGGACAACAAATCTACCGGCTGCGGATGGCACCGCGTGCTCTCGCTGCTCGAGGCTGGCGGCATGAAACTACACTATCTGAAGCACTCGCTGATTCGCCGCAACATCATCCACGACACGGTGAACTGCTATGGGCTGTGGGTTGATCACAGCATTCACAACACGCGTGTGACGCAGAACATCGTGGCCGGGTCCGACAGCGCTGCGTTCTACATGGAGGCCTCTTACGGGGCCAATCTCGTTGACCACAACATTTTCTGGGGTGGTAACAGCGACGGCATACTCCTCCAGCACACCGGCAATGCCACCATCGCCCACAACCTCATTGGCGGATTCAAGGGACTGCCTGTGCGCATTGATCTGGCGCGCCCTACGGACAAGGGACGGATGGTGGATATGGAAACCAAGCGGATGTCATCATCGGACCACAACAGCGTCGTTGGCAACGTGTTCTACGGCTTCGAATCGCGTAGCTCCAAAATCCCTGACGGAATGGACAACGAGTCGGACTACAACCTGTTCGTCAACCCCGCCGGCGGCATACCGTTCGACCTGGCCGCCTGGCAGAAGAAAACCGGTCTCGACCGGCACGGCCAAGTGGCCGCAGCCACGCTGGAATTCTCGGCCCAAAATTGGAAGCTCTGCGGCATGCCACCGACGCCGGAGTGCCCCCGGATCGTGCCGATCACCTCCGACTACTTCAATGTCCCGCGAAGCGGCACGACGACCGACGCCGGTCCGTTCCTCAAACCTAACCTGAAACCCGAAATGGTGTTGATCAAGAGAGCCTCCGCCAACGAGACGCGGCCATGA
- a CDS encoding DUF4838 domain-containing protein, translated as MNRTKNERIRMILFRNRRLLALLFVNLILLLFSSSPSFGSVTLVDAKHKSVCTIVIPAKPNLVEHFVAKELQYHLAESTGLIPPIKNEPNAPSTGTRVFLGKCSAAGKAGIDISKLGLNAYRIKTSENDVFICGQDTGGDPLDMKTGVGTLFGVYDLLEKNASVRWLWPGTLGEVIPKHATVSIPIANTVISPLLIQKQWRAGAEYGGVPNGGYYGFSTQAKFKAFSKGQYTWLRRQRFFLNPTMAYGHSFTKYYDKYYKTHPEYFAQLPDGKRRLDPKGSKQADMIAMCVSQPALWNQIVENWKTAGKSEFINVCEDDTPGSCVCSNCMTWDVPDPENKVPFDQRLETVTKAWQNAKGGWSEWMNGLGSMTDRYVKFNNAVYGLASKERPDVKTVFYAYNNYVKPPLEIKMNKNEFIGLIPGGSHFPWNKPESDDFRKSLLAWADVGASIFFRPNTTYQGNAFPVFYGKTLAADLSYGFKHSMLGVDFDALTGQYAAQGPTLYCIARALNQPDQDADQFLDEFYSAFGPAKKAVKAYFENWEAYSTKWTPESTAAAEKRNAKYESGWYAIYAITKEIFPEKAWETGWKFLAQAKRAAKGDMLASERVAFLEKGLKHAWLVQETANAFEHKMDTKDASRFNAARKQLIDYRKSIEGDFVSSMAIITYYESNSWGNPKENISK; from the coding sequence GTGAACCGTACCAAAAATGAAAGGATTCGTATGATCCTGTTTAGAAATAGGCGACTTTTAGCTCTATTGTTTGTTAATCTGATTCTTCTGCTTTTCAGTTCATCGCCGTCGTTCGGTTCGGTAACGCTGGTGGATGCGAAACATAAGAGCGTGTGCACCATTGTTATTCCGGCCAAGCCAAACTTGGTGGAGCATTTTGTGGCCAAAGAGTTGCAATATCATTTGGCCGAGTCCACCGGCTTGATTCCGCCCATCAAGAATGAACCGAATGCACCGTCCACGGGAACACGAGTATTCCTCGGCAAGTGCAGTGCTGCCGGTAAGGCGGGCATTGACATCTCAAAACTAGGGCTGAACGCCTACCGCATCAAAACCAGTGAGAACGACGTTTTCATTTGCGGCCAGGACACCGGGGGCGATCCGCTCGACATGAAGACCGGGGTGGGAACTCTATTTGGGGTCTATGATCTGTTGGAAAAGAACGCATCGGTCCGCTGGCTTTGGCCGGGGACTTTGGGCGAAGTGATTCCGAAACATGCGACGGTTTCTATCCCAATCGCAAACACCGTGATCAGCCCGCTTTTGATCCAGAAACAGTGGCGAGCCGGTGCTGAGTATGGTGGTGTTCCCAATGGTGGATATTACGGGTTTTCCACTCAAGCGAAGTTCAAGGCATTTTCAAAAGGCCAGTATACTTGGTTGAGAAGGCAACGATTTTTTCTGAACCCTACCATGGCTTACGGGCATTCATTTACCAAGTATTATGATAAATATTACAAAACTCATCCGGAATACTTCGCCCAACTGCCAGATGGAAAGCGGCGGCTTGACCCGAAGGGGTCCAAACAAGCGGATATGATTGCCATGTGTGTTTCCCAGCCCGCGCTATGGAACCAGATCGTTGAAAACTGGAAAACGGCCGGCAAGTCTGAGTTCATCAATGTTTGCGAAGACGATACTCCCGGCAGCTGCGTTTGCAGCAATTGCATGACATGGGATGTGCCGGACCCGGAGAATAAGGTTCCGTTTGACCAGCGCCTGGAGACGGTGACCAAAGCCTGGCAGAATGCCAAAGGCGGGTGGAGTGAGTGGATGAATGGGCTTGGTTCCATGACCGACCGATATGTGAAATTTAACAACGCGGTTTACGGACTGGCTTCAAAAGAGCGTCCGGATGTGAAAACCGTCTTCTACGCATATAACAACTATGTTAAACCGCCCCTCGAGATCAAGATGAACAAAAATGAATTCATCGGGCTTATCCCGGGAGGCTCGCATTTTCCTTGGAATAAACCCGAATCAGATGATTTTAGAAAATCCCTGCTCGCCTGGGCGGATGTGGGCGCCAGCATCTTCTTCAGACCCAACACCACTTACCAAGGGAACGCTTTCCCGGTTTTCTATGGCAAAACGCTTGCCGCGGATCTCAGTTATGGTTTTAAGCATTCCATGCTGGGAGTGGATTTTGACGCTTTGACCGGCCAATATGCCGCCCAGGGGCCGACACTCTACTGCATCGCCAGAGCCTTGAACCAACCGGATCAAGATGCAGATCAATTCCTTGATGAGTTTTATTCTGCGTTCGGGCCGGCGAAGAAAGCGGTCAAAGCTTATTTTGAGAACTGGGAGGCATACTCCACCAAGTGGACTCCCGAGAGCACCGCAGCCGCAGAAAAACGGAATGCCAAATATGAATCTGGATGGTATGCTATCTATGCCATTACCAAAGAGATCTTTCCCGAGAAAGCCTGGGAGACCGGATGGAAGTTTCTGGCCCAGGCAAAGCGGGCGGCAAAAGGCGACATGCTGGCATCGGAGCGGGTTGCCTTCCTGGAAAAAGGATTGAAGCATGCCTGGCTGGTTCAGGAAACCGCCAATGCGTTCGAGCACAAGATGGACACCAAGGATGCTTCAAGATTCAATGCCGCTCGCAAGCAGCTCATTGATTATCGGAAATCGATCGAGGGCGACTTCGTTTCCAGCATGGCGATC